GTATACACCCGGTACGGTCAGGCCCTTCCCCACCGAAATAGGGGTCCTTGACGGTTTTGCCCGGTTCGCCAAAGAACACTCCGGTGGGTGCTCGAGTGAATGTGTCTTCGGTTGCGAAGTGTTGCGCCATCTCCCGGGCCAGTTGCTGGTTCGTCGAGTCGAATGGCACCGTCTTTACCCCAAGCATGCGCTCGGCCGTATCGTAGTGAGGCTGCAATAGCCTGTCCCAGTGACCGAGCTCGCGCCACTGCACGTTGTCGAAGAACGCTGGCTTGGCGCGGTACAACACACCGCCATACACGGTGCTGCCGCCACCGACACCCGACTGGCTGGGAAAAAGACATGACGAAACAGCGACATGCGCATGATGCCCTTCAAACCCAATGCGGGTGCCCACAGATACTTGTTGAACTGCCAGGCCGACTTGGGAAGGTCTTCGTCGCGATAGCGACGGCCGCGTTCGAGTACCCCGACGCGATAGCCTTTCTCCACGAGGCGCAGCGCCGAGACGCTGCCGCCAAATCCCGATCCGATCACCAGCCAGTCGAAGTCTGCGTTTTTCATGATGTGTCCCCTTCTACGTGCCGGTTGCATTTCGCCTAAAGTCCATCAGGTAACGACCTGTCAATCGACACATTCGGTCCACATCTTGCGCAGCTTCAGCTTGTCGACCTTGCCCACGGCATTCTTTGGCAGGCTGTCGATGATGTTGATCGTGGAAGGTCTTTTATAACGCGTCAGCCGGTCAGTGCAGTGCTCGTTCAAGCCCTCCTGGGTACCGGCGAATCCCGTACGAAACGCGACGTAGGCCACAACGATTTCGCCGAAGGTCTCGTGAGGGACACCAATCACTGCGGCTTCAAGAACCCCCGGGAATTCGCACAACACATCCTCGATCTCCTTCGGATAGATGTTCTCGCCGCCGCGAATGATCATCTCTTTAAGGCGCCCGACGATGGCCAGATAACCGTCTTCGTCGATCCGGCCAATGTCGCCGGTGTGCAGCCAGCCATCGACAATGGTCTTCACCGTTTCCTCGGGCTTGCCAAGATAACCGCGCATGACGTTAGGACCTTGAACCAGCACCTCGCCAGTGGCGCCCTGGGGCAAATGCACACCGCTCGGATCGGCGATTACAATGCGTTGCCCGATGAAGGGCAGCCCGACCGTACCGACCTTGCGCAGGCCGTCGAAGGGGTTGATGGTCGAAGCGCACGTGCCTTCGGACAGGCCATATCCCTCAAGCAGCGGAAAACCGAAGCGAGCTTCAAAATTTTTCAGCAGTTGCGCCGATGCAGGCGCCGCGCCGCAGATGCCATACCGAAGACTGGAGGTATAAGGTTTTACCTCACGAGGTAACGCGTTGAGCATTGCGTAGATGGTTGGCACTGCAGAGAAGTACGTGGGTCGAAGCCACTCGACATCCTCAAAAAACGTGTCGACATTGAAACGCTTGCGGATCGAAACCCGACCACCGCTTGATAGCGGGATGAGCGTGCTCACCACAATGCCGTTTACGTGAAAGAGTGGAAGTATCGATAAACAGTGGTCTGCTGCCGTGACCTTGAGTGAGTTTCGTCCCATTTGCGACATGGCTTCGATATTGGCGTGATCGAGCATCACGCCCTTCGGCAGGCCGGTAGTGCCACTGGTGTAGATCAGCAGAGCTAGTGCGGCAAGCTCTGCAATCGGCATACCGGTGTAGGGTGCCCCTGCTTCCAGATCGGCCACTGCCAGGGATTGCACACTTGGGATCACAGTTTCGCCACTGATATTGACGAGCAGCTTCGCCCCCGAATCAACCAATTGATGAGCAGCTTCCTTATTGGTGAGCGCCGGATTCATAGGCGTGACCGCCGCCCCCAGACGCCAGGCGGCGAACATCGCCACCACAAACTCCACCTGGTTGGGCAACATGATCGCAACGACGTCCCCAACGCCCACCCCCTTGTCAGCGAATACTCCCGCTGCCGAGAGGACTCTGGAATGGAACTGCCGGTTCGTCAGGTTGCTGTTGTCATCAGCGATGCACAGAGCATCAGGCTCTGTCGCCGCGCGCACATCTGAAAGTCTGGAAAAGCACATTATTGTTGTTCTCTCTGAAAAGTGACGTAAACGCTTGAGTCAATTGGCTGAAGAGCCGAGTAGATGTTTCGTCAGAAATTGAGTCTGATCCTTCACCAGCTCTTCGAACGCGTCGCCCATGTAGAACTCGAAATGCCCCGCCGCGTAGAGTCTGGTTTCTCCATGCGGCGCCTTGCGCACCAGGGCGATCGTCTGTTCCGGTGGCGTGACGGTGTCAGTGGTGCTGACGCAAAACAGGATGGGCATCTTCACCCTGGAGGCGGAGCGTCCGGGTCGATAAGCCATGATTTCCGGAAGCACCCGTGCGGCGACGTGATTGACGAACACCATGCCCTTCGGTACCAGGGCCAGATAACCCGGCAGGGCATCATGGGCATTCATCAAGGCTGGCTGACCGGGAACGGCAGCGATTGGCACCATCACGGGCGGGCGCCCCAGTAGCCAGGCTGCAAAATCACGCAGGAGCACCGGCATTACCTGCAGCGATCCCTTCACACCCAGTGCGGCAGTTGAAGCCAGACCATCGGTAAAAGGGCACTGACTGATGGCGGCCAGTAACTCCGGATGCCGGCTGGCCACGGTAATCGCATGCCCTCCCCCAAACGAGCTTCCCCATACGGCAGCCCGGCGCCCATCGACCTCCGCGCACCCCCTGACGAAGTCCAGCGCTGCATCCCAGTCAGCCAGTTGCCGCTTCACAGACATCAACTGTCTGGGCCGACCACCGCTGTCTCCGAAATAACGGTAGGTGAAGGCCAATGTAGCGATTCCCGCAGCAGCGAATCGCTCGGAAAAGGCATCGAGGCGCATCTCGCGAACCGCACCCAGTCCGTGTCCGAGCACTACAATCGGCGGTTTCTCTACCCCAACCGGCAGGTAGAGCCAGGCCGAACAATAGGTTTCGCCCGAGTCAAAGCGAACATCCTGGCGAGTGAATGGGTAGGTAAGCGGTGACATTTGATTCATTTGCTCCCTCCCCCGTTTTGCAGGGGCAAAGAGCCTTGCTCAAGGGTTTGCTCGAAAATGGCCGGGTTGTAGAACGGCGCGTTGCCGTCCCGATCGGTGCGCTCAAGGTATTCGACCATGAGCGATTGCGCCGTCTCGGTCGGCGAGATCCTGATGAATTCGGTACGCTCCCTATGCAGCCCCTCGTCGAGGGTGGCTGACCCGCCGAAGTACACGGCTCGCTTGACGGCCTCAATCGCCCCTTTGGGTCGGGAACCCAGATACCCGGCCAGCTCGATGGCGCGATCAAGCAGCGCATCTGGAGTAACCACTTCGTCGATGTATCCTATTTCGAGCGCCTTCTGTGGCGACACCGGCCGACCTTCAAGCATCAGCATCAGCGCGCGATGGGCGCCGACCAGTCGTGGTAATCGCTGAGTGCCTCCGCCACCAGGAAGGATTCCAAGCAGCACCTCGGGCTGCCCGATGAAGAAATCGCCATCCGCCATCAGGCGGACGTCACACGCTAGCGCGAGCTCGCTGCCAAGCCCCAGCGCAGATCCATTCAGCGCGGCGACGAAAATGACGCCACTGCGGTTCATCCGTAAAAAAGTGTCGTGCAGCTTGTCGAGTTGCATCCCGCCATCCAGCGGTGTCAGGGACGCAGCTGCCGCCAATGGCGCAATACCGCGAACGGACTTGGCGGTTCGAGCGATCGCCGAGGCAATACCGCGCCCGACCGACGGGATACTCTTTCCACCCTCCTGCAGCCAACGCACGTCTGCATGACCGATGAAACGCTCAGGATGAGTTCCGGTGAGCACCACCGCTTTTACCGCGGTATCGGACTCCAGCTTGTCCAATAGCGCCGCAAGCTCATTGGCCATGTCCAACCCCATCAGCCCGTGTGGACCTCCATCCAGCCGCGCAATCAACACAGAGCCACGGGACTCCATATCAAGGTACTCGGGCGGTGCATGCATCTTCGTCATCTCTTGGATCCTCCGGTGACAAATGTAGAGAGCAAGCGCTCCCATCAGTATTTCCACCTCCTGGCCAGTCATCAGATCAGCCGAAGAAATGGATAACACTGTTATTGCAAAACATAACACCGTTATATTACTCTCGCAATATGCACTGACCGGTACACAAAACCTGAATGCTCAGCTCCTGAAGGGAACCTCTGAAATGAAACCGCACATCACTGTGGTACAGAGCAATCAAACAGCCACAAATCCGACTCAATCCCTTCTTCCTAAATGGAGACCCGCCATCTTCGTCACAGGCGCGGCTTCGGGAATCGGTCGCGCCTGCGCTGAGTTGTTTGCGCGGCGCGGTTGGTTCGTGGGGCTATACGATATCGATTCAGAGGGTGTCGCTGCGGTCGCCGCGACCCTGGGAGAGGGCAACGCCGTCTGCGGTGCGCTCGATGTGAGCGATCCCGAAGCATGGAGGCGAGCGCTTGTGGATTTCTGGGCACACAGCGGCCAGCGGCTTGACGTGTTGCTCAATAACGCCGGGATTCTCGCTGCCGGGCAATTTGAAGCCGTACCGTTGACCAGACACCAGGCAATGCTCGACGTGAACGTCCAGGGGATGATCACCGGCTGTCACAGCGCCTTCCGGTACCTGCGAGGCACGCCCTGCTCTCATGTCATCAATATGGCCTCCGCCACCGCCATCTACGGCCAGCCCGAACTTGCAACCTACTCGGCGACAAAGTTCGCCGTGCGCGGATTCACCGAAGGACTCGACCTCGAATGGGGAAAGTTCGGCATTCGCGTGAGCGATATCTGGCCGAGCTTCGTGAAGACCGCAATGGCTGATGACTTCAGTCATATCCCCAGCGCCAGATCGCTGGGTATCCGGCTTACGTCGCACGACGTCGCATCGACCGTGTGGGCTTGCGCGACGTCAAAGCGACGAATCCGCAAGACCCACTGGACAGTCGGCATGCAAGCCGGATTCCTGTCGTTCGCTACACGTCTCGCGCCTGCGGCTCTGACCCGCTGGGTCGTCCAGCGCATTGCGCGATGACGGATAGGCTTTCGACACAACTATACTTTTTATATAGCATCATCACTAAGCGAACGGTATAGTGAAATCAATAACAATGACTCAACCTGTTCAGTGAGCCTTACATGAAAGCGACGGCGAGATCAGCGGTAGTAAGTGCAGATACGATGCTCCCCATCCATTTGGCGTCGATGCGTGATGAGGTGCGTGCCACCGTCCAAGGGCCTGGAACAACTCCCGATTCCTTCGAATCGAGGCAGCAGCGGCTTTCCACTGTGTTTCAACCGAGCGGAATTTTGTACAATGCGCCATGACAAACAAATCCTACGGTCAACTCTGCCCCTTAGCCCGGTCGCTCGACGTACTCGGAGATCGCTGGACGCTGCTCTTGATTCGCGAACTCCTGTTAGGTCCGAAGCGTTTCAAGGATCTGCTCGCGATCCTGCCTGCAATGGGTACAAACCGGCTGTCCGAACGCCTGGCCATGCTGGTGCACAACGGCGTGATTCAACAAGTCACCCTGCACACACCTTCCGCCACGCCCGCTTACGAGCTGACGGACTTGGGCGAGCAACTGCGCAAGCCGGTGATCGCGCTGGGATTCTGGGGGCTGAGCCTGCCGATCGACGAACGCATCGATCCGTCAAGTGCTCGCGCGGAACTCATAGCCCTGTGCCTGACAGGTGCGAACGATTCGGCAGCGAGCGCCGGTTTGCAGGAGTTGTACGAGTTCCAGGTGGGAGCGGAAGTGTTCCATATTCAAGTCAACAACGGGAACCTGTTGGCACGCTCCGGGCCGAGCGAAAAACCCATCGACGTCAAAATACAATGCGACATGGAAACCTTCATTGCGTTAGTCCTCCGCCAGATCACTCCAACTCGCGCACTTCGCGAAGGTCATGCAAAGCTGTTGCAAGGGGATCGGCCAGCCTTCACACGAGTGTGCAAAGTACTCGAATACAAGCCCTAGGACTGCCGGTCCTCTCCCTTTCCCCTTCTCTCGCGTCATGCGAGTCGAGGGGGACAGCCGCCATTACCTCTTGCCTGTGCGCTGCCCGCATCCTTGTAACTGCACGCAGCTCAGTCTGGCCCCAACTTGCAACCCTCAAATATATAAATACGGCGATCGCCTGAGCACGTGGTATTCCAGAGAGGGTTTTGCAACTAAAAACAACTACGTATCTACAAGACCCAATTAACACTCTCCCACTCCAGCCCAGCCGGCACCGTTGATGTATACGGCCGCCCACGATTTGCTTCATCCCGACAACAACAACAACAACAACAACAACAACAACAACAACAACAACAACAACAGGTATCGCCAGATGAACCATCAACATCTTTCTGCGCTTCGTCCTTCCCAGAGATCAGCGCTGCACTTGAAACGTTATCTTGAGACAGGGTCCACCCTGATACTCAGGTCAAGCAGAGCGTTGTTCAAAACCACTCTGTCATTGGCTATCTGTGGGCAGGCAACTTTATCTTCAGCCAATGGTTTATCTATTAACGAGCAAAGCGTCAGCAGCGCCGGAACAGCTTATGCCGGACGTTCGTCCGCTGCTCTGGATGCGAGTACTGTCTACGGAAATCCGGCCGGCCTGAGCAAGCTAAAGCGCAGGGAAGTGAGCGGAGGGTTCGCGCTGATCAAAGTTAATAGTGATATTAAAAACGCTCATGGCGAGGCGCCTGGCACCAACAAAGGAGATTCCGTACCCCTGACGACAATCCCTTTTGGCTATTTATCCATACCGATCGACGAACGCTTCACGTTCGGCCTGGGTTTGTACGCGCTCTATGGCCTTGTGAACGATTACGAAAGTTCGTTCCAGGGGCGCTACCATGGCTCCTATAGCAAGGTTCAAGTTAAAACCCTGAACTCCGCCATTGCTTATCGCATCAATGATCATGTCTCTGTCGGAGGCGGGCTGACATTGAACCGTATCGAAAACGATATGCAAACCTATTTGGCCACAGGGCAGCTCAATGGGGGCACCGACACGCAGATCACTATCAAGGGTAACGATAACGCCGTTGGCTATAATTTCGGCCTGATGGTCGACCTGAACGACGCCACTACGTGGGGCATCACCTATCATTCAAAACTTGATTTTCACGTCAACGGCCATACGCAGGTGAGCAACTCGCCAAGTGCTTTCGGCCTCGATGGCAAATACAGCAATAAAATAGACATCACGTTGCCAGAGTCGCTGGACACATCGTTTACCCATCACTTTGACGAGCGCTGGACTGGCTACCTGGGCGCGACCTGGACCCGATGGAGCCGCGTTCAGAGGATCGAAGCGGTCAATAGTGGTGTACCGCCGCTGGGCCAGCAACTGGGTTTCAGCAGCTTCGGAGATGACTTTAAATTACATGACACCTGGTCGATGGCCGTTGGGGCCTCTTACCAGCTTTCCCCGCAATGGCTGTTGCGCAGCGGCTTCGCCTACGATCCATCACCTGCCCGCAATGCCGATCGAAACGTCCGACTCCCAGTGGGCGACCGAAAAGCCGTGACGTTGGGTATAGGTTTCTCTCCCGACACCGACCTGACCATCGATTTGGCTTACGGCTATCTATGGGAATCGACCACCTCCGTCAGCCAGGCAAATACAACAGGCGTACAGCCCGGCTACAACGCAAAATACGACAATAGCGCGCACATTATAGGTACACAGATAACCTACCGTTTCTGACCTGTCCCTTCCTGCGACTACGTCTACAGACTGATAATACTATATTATTCGTATAGCGATATAAATATACGAATGGTATAGTCAGACCGACAGAGTCACTCCTGCCACCAGTGTCCGCAGCACCATTACAAAAATAAGGAGACGCAGCATGACCCGTTTTTTCACGCCTGAACGCAGCGCTTGTCCGAGCGGCACGCAATGAATCCATCTTTCGATTTCGACTACATCGTGATCGGCTCCGGATTCGGTGGCAGCGTGTCCGCCTTCCGGCTGACAGAAAAGGGCTACCGCGTTGGCGTAATGGAGATGGGCCGACGCTGGACGGCCGAGGACTTTCCAGAATCCAACTGGGACGCGCGGCGCTGGATGTGGCGACCCGGGCTGAAGATGTTTGGTTTCTACAACATGCGCCTGTTCCGTCACGTGATGATCGTCAGCGGCAACGCTGTCGGTGGCGGATCCATCACCTATGCCAACGCCTTGCTGACACCGCGCGATAACGTATGGAATGAGGGTTCCTGGGCCGGCCTGGCGGACTGGAAACGGATCATGCCGCAGTACTACGCCACGGCGGAGAAGATGCTGGGCGTGACAGAGAGCAAGATCATGGGCGAGGCTGATCTGCGCCTCAGGAAAATGGCGGATTTGCAAGGTGTGGGCCACACGTTTCACCTCCCACGCGTTGGTACCTTCTTTGCTCCCGATGGTGAAGAAGGCGGCCAGACCTACCCGGATCCCTACTTCAATGGTGAAGGCCCGGCGCGCGGGACCTGTACCGGTTGCGGTGGCTGCATGATGGGTTGCAAACACAACGCCAAGAACACACTCGACAAGAATTACCTTTATCTCGCAGAAAAGCGTGGCGCCCAGGTTTTTGCCGAGACCAAGGTGGTAGACGTGCGACCGCTCAACGGCAAAGAAGACGGCAGTGACGGCTATGAGGTCCTCACTGAATGCTCGACCGCCTGGTTCGCCAAACAGCGCCGCAGTTTTCGCTGCCGCGGCGTGATCTTCGCCGCCTCGTCGTTGGGCACCATGGAATTGTTGTTCCGGCTCAAGCAAAACGGGTCATTGCCGCGCATCAGCGACGACCTCGGAAAACGTGTGCGCACCAATGCCGAATCCCTTATCGGCATACGCTTTCCAGCAGCGGACAAGAGCATGTCGCCGGGACTGGCGGGGGGCGGCAGCATCTATCTCGATGAGCACACTCATATCGGAGTCGTGCGCTACCCGGAAGGCTCGGATGCGATAGGCCTGATGATGACCTTGCTGTGCGGCGGGCGCCCGGGGTGGAGGCGAATATTGACCTGGCTATGGACGCTGCTCAAACATCCGCTGCAAGCATTGCTCGTGCACAACCCCGCAGGTTTCGCCCGTCAGACCATGTTACTGCTGGTGATGCAGACAGCGGACGCGTCTCTCGATATGCGGCTCAAGCGTCGCTGGTTTTGGCCGTTCGCGAAACAGCTCGCCAGCGAAGGCGGCCCCATCCCGACCTTCATTCCAGAGGCGAACGCGTTTGCCGAAAAGGGCGCAAAAGCGCTCGGTGGCATACCCACCACCTTTCTGTCCGAGATCTTGTTCAACATCCCGACCACGGCCCACTGCATGGGCGGCTGTGCGATGGCGGACTCGCCGGAGCGCGGCGTGATGGACGTACAGAACCGGGTCTTCGGCTATCAGAACCTGCTGGTTTGCGACGGCTCGATGCTCAGCGCCAATCTCGGGGTTAATCCAAGCCTGACGATTACCGCACTGACCGAGCATGCCATGTCGTACATCCCGGTGAAAAACACGCGGGTATCGAACGCCATCCCGCTGCACACCTTCAATCTTGAATCAGACCTTATAGAGAACTCACCATGACCGCCGCCTCGCCTGAAGAAAATCTGCTGAGCCAGCCCTTGCAACTCCCGAACGGCAGCGCTTTTCGCAATCGCCTCGCCAAGGCATCCATGAGCGAAACGCTGGGCACCTACAACAATCACCCGACGTTGAAACTGGTCGAGTTGTACCGGCGCTGGTCCGCCTCGGGCATTGGTTTGCTCATCACCGGAAATGTGATGATCGACCGGCGTGCGCTCGGTGAACCAGGCAACGTGGTGATCGAGGATGAAGCGGACCTGCCTGTGCTACGCCAGTGGGCTCGTGCGGCAACCGAGCAGGGAGCGGCGATCTGGGTGCAGCTCAATCACCCCGGAAAGCAGTCGACCAAAGGCTTGAATGCCAGCAACCTCGCGCCATCGGCCGTGCCCTTTCGCGAGGACATGGCCGCGCTCTTCGAGACTCCACGCGAAGCCACCACGGCCGAGATCGAAGACATCATCCGGCGCTTTGGACGCAGTGCGGCCATCTGCAAGGAGGCCGGCTTCAGCGGCGTGCAAATCCATGGCGCGCACGGTTATCTGATCAACCAGTTCCTCTCGCCACACCATAATCGGCGTACCGATGAATGGGGTGGCAGCCCGGAAAAACGTCGGCGTTTCGTGTTGGCTGTTTACGCCGAGATTCGCCACCAGGTCGGTGCCGAGTTTCCCGTCGGCATCAAGCTCAACTCAGCAGATTTCCAGCGCGGAGGCTTCACCGAAGAGGAATCGATGGCGACGATTCATGCACTTGCCGAAGCAGGCATCGACCTGATTGAGATTTCGGGGGGCACCTACGAGTCTCCAGCCATGAGCGGCGGGCTCCAGGAAACGAAGAAAGCATCCACCGTAGCGCGTGAGGCTTACTTTCTTGAGTTTGCTGAAAAGGTGCGCGCCTCGATCAAGGTGCCTTTGATGGTCACTGGCGGTTTTCGCAGTGCCGCCGCCATGAACGCTGCGCTGCGCTGCGGAGCGCTCGATGTCATTGGTCTCGCGCGGTTATTGGCCATTGATCCCGAGGCACCGGCGGCCCTGCTGCAAGGGCAGGACAGTTCGCAACGCGTACGGCCGATCACCACAGGGATCAAGCAAATCGATCAGATGGGCGTCATGGAAATCTTCTGGTACACGCTGCAGCTCAAACGAATCGCCAATGGCGGTGATCCGCGTCCCAACGAAAGTGGGCTGTGGGCATTTTCAAAATCAGTGATGAAAAGCGGCTGGGGCACGTTCCGTACACGGCGCATGCGGGCGCGGGCATAAGCCCGAGGCTCACCAATGATCCAATCGCATCGATCACCACAATAGCCACTCTGGAAGACGCCAATGACCGACACCCATTTCACCGCCCCCACTCGCTTCGTGGAAGTCGACGGGGATCAATTTGCCTATCGCCGCTGGGGCAACAATACGACAGCCCAGCCCCCCTGTTCTTCCTTCAACATTTTCGCGGCGGTATGGATCATTGGGATCCACTCATGACGGATGGCCTGGCTGCGGGGCGCGAGGTCATCCTCTACAACGGTCGCGGGATTGCCTCATCATCCGGAAAACCGCGGACACGGATCGAACACATGGCCGACGATGCTGCTGCGGTGATCCGCGCGCTGGGCCTGTCCAAGGTCGATGTTCTAGGTTTCTCACTCGGTGGTTTTCAAGCTCAGGACCTGACACGACGCCATCCCGACCTCGTGCGCAAGCTCATGCTGCTCGGCACCGGACCTCGTGGCGGTAATCCGGATTCAGACCCTGGAGTGCTGGAAGCTGCACCGCGCCCCGTTCCGACCCTGGAAGACTTTCTGTTTCTGTTCTTCGGTCGATCCGCGGCGGCGCAGCAGGCGGGACGTGATTTCTGGGAGCGCCGTCATCAGCGTGTCGACCAGGACCCACCCAGCTCTCCTGAAGTGATACAGGCCCAGATCGAAGCGAATATGTACTATTTGCCAAAGCTGGACCCGAACGATCCTTTCAAACATCTGCGCGAGATCAAACAGCCGACGTTCATTCTGAACGGCATGAATGACGTTATGGTTCCAACGGTCAATTCCTGGTACATGGCTCAGAACATCCCGAACGCCCAGCTATTCCTGTATCCAGATGCTGGCCACGGCGCTCAATTCCAATGCCCTGAGCGTTTTCTGAAACACGCCATTGAGTTTCTCAACGAGTAATAGCTTGCGGAGCACGCTTACCATGCTGAAGTTTAAATTCTTGTTATGGGCTTTAACCAAGCTATTACAAAGGGCAGTCAAAAAAACTCCTGGTTGCGCAAAATACGTTAATAGCAAGGAGCTGGTCTTTCAAATCCAAACGCATGACGGAGTGGGTCGCTACTTCACCCTAAAAAACGGCAGGATAAAATCCTCTGCCGGCTTGACTGAAAAACCAAAATTCACCCTGTCGTTTAGAGATGCAGCGAAGGGTTTCGCCATTCTGTCTGCCAAAGATAGTAAAGATGCATTTCTGACAGGCTTGCGTACAGAAGACTTGGTTATCAGGGGTGACTTTGTTGAAGTGATGTGGTTCCAGGGATTAACTGAATATTTGCAGCCCACCAAAAAAACATCCGCTTTTACCCTTCAACGCAGTAGGGACTCTATGCTGTGAGCCATACCTGATCTGACAGTCGCCCGTTTGTATTGATGTCTGTCAGATCTGACTTTCTCGCAGTGATTTTATTGGTCTACGGCTACTCAAGAATCCTTGGC
The Pseudomonas lini DNA segment above includes these coding regions:
- a CDS encoding class I adenylate-forming enzyme family protein, translating into MCFSRLSDVRAATEPDALCIADDNSNLTNRQFHSRVLSAAGVFADKGVGVGDVVAIMLPNQVEFVVAMFAAWRLGAAVTPMNPALTNKEAAHQLVDSGAKLLVNISGETVIPSVQSLAVADLEAGAPYTGMPIAELAALALLIYTSGTTGLPKGVMLDHANIEAMSQMGRNSLKVTAADHCLSILPLFHVNGIVVSTLIPLSSGGRVSIRKRFNVDTFFEDVEWLRPTYFSAVPTIYAMLNALPREVKPYTSSLRYGICGAAPASAQLLKNFEARFGFPLLEGYGLSEGTCASTINPFDGLRKVGTVGLPFIGQRIVIADPSGVHLPQGATGEVLVQGPNVMRGYLGKPEETVKTIVDGWLHTGDIGRIDEDGYLAIVGRLKEMIIRGGENIYPKEIEDVLCEFPGVLEAAVIGVPHETFGEIVVAYVAFRTGFAGTQEGLNEHCTDRLTRYKRPSTINIIDSLPKNAVGKVDKLKLRKMWTECVD
- a CDS encoding SDR family oxidoreductase, with protein sequence MKPHITVVQSNQTATNPTQSLLPKWRPAIFVTGAASGIGRACAELFARRGWFVGLYDIDSEGVAAVAATLGEGNAVCGALDVSDPEAWRRALVDFWAHSGQRLDVLLNNAGILAAGQFEAVPLTRHQAMLDVNVQGMITGCHSAFRYLRGTPCSHVINMASATAIYGQPELATYSATKFAVRGFTEGLDLEWGKFGIRVSDIWPSFVKTAMADDFSHIPSARSLGIRLTSHDVASTVWACATSKRRIRKTHWTVGMQAGFLSFATRLAPAALTRWVVQRIAR
- a CDS encoding GMC oxidoreductase, yielding MNPSFDFDYIVIGSGFGGSVSAFRLTEKGYRVGVMEMGRRWTAEDFPESNWDARRWMWRPGLKMFGFYNMRLFRHVMIVSGNAVGGGSITYANALLTPRDNVWNEGSWAGLADWKRIMPQYYATAEKMLGVTESKIMGEADLRLRKMADLQGVGHTFHLPRVGTFFAPDGEEGGQTYPDPYFNGEGPARGTCTGCGGCMMGCKHNAKNTLDKNYLYLAEKRGAQVFAETKVVDVRPLNGKEDGSDGYEVLTECSTAWFAKQRRSFRCRGVIFAASSLGTMELLFRLKQNGSLPRISDDLGKRVRTNAESLIGIRFPAADKSMSPGLAGGGSIYLDEHTHIGVVRYPEGSDAIGLMMTLLCGGRPGWRRILTWLWTLLKHPLQALLVHNPAGFARQTMLLLVMQTADASLDMRLKRRWFWPFAKQLASEGGPIPTFIPEANAFAEKGAKALGGIPTTFLSEILFNIPTTAHCMGGCAMADSPERGVMDVQNRVFGYQNLLVCDGSMLSANLGVNPSLTITALTEHAMSYIPVKNTRVSNAIPLHTFNLESDLIENSP
- a CDS encoding alpha/beta hydrolase, which translates into the protein MNQMSPLTYPFTRQDVRFDSGETYCSAWLYLPVGVEKPPIVVLGHGLGAVREMRLDAFSERFAAAGIATLAFTYRYFGDSGGRPRQLMSVKRQLADWDAALDFVRGCAEVDGRRAAVWGSSFGGGHAITVASRHPELLAAISQCPFTDGLASTAALGVKGSLQVMPVLLRDFAAWLLGRPPVMVPIAAVPGQPALMNAHDALPGYLALVPKGMVFVNHVAARVLPEIMAYRPGRSASRVKMPILFCVSTTDTVTPPEQTIALVRKAPHGETRLYAAGHFEFYMGDAFEELVKDQTQFLTKHLLGSSAN
- a CDS encoding NADH:flavin oxidoreductase/NADH oxidase family protein; this translates as MTAASPEENLLSQPLQLPNGSAFRNRLAKASMSETLGTYNNHPTLKLVELYRRWSASGIGLLITGNVMIDRRALGEPGNVVIEDEADLPVLRQWARAATEQGAAIWVQLNHPGKQSTKGLNASNLAPSAVPFREDMAALFETPREATTAEIEDIIRRFGRSAAICKEAGFSGVQIHGAHGYLINQFLSPHHNRRTDEWGGSPEKRRRFVLAVYAEIRHQVGAEFPVGIKLNSADFQRGGFTEEESMATIHALAEAGIDLIEISGGTYESPAMSGGLQETKKASTVAREAYFLEFAEKVRASIKVPLMVTGGFRSAAAMNAALRCGALDVIGLARLLAIDPEAPAALLQGQDSSQRVRPITTGIKQIDQMGVMEIFWYTLQLKRIANGGDPRPNESGLWAFSKSVMKSGWGTFRTRRMRARA
- a CDS encoding winged helix-turn-helix transcriptional regulator, translating into MTNKSYGQLCPLARSLDVLGDRWTLLLIRELLLGPKRFKDLLAILPAMGTNRLSERLAMLVHNGVIQQVTLHTPSATPAYELTDLGEQLRKPVIALGFWGLSLPIDERIDPSSARAELIALCLTGANDSAASAGLQELYEFQVGAEVFHIQVNNGNLLARSGPSEKPIDVKIQCDMETFIALVLRQITPTRALREGHAKLLQGDRPAFTRVCKVLEYKP
- a CDS encoding enoyl-CoA hydratase/isomerase family protein, which translates into the protein MTKMHAPPEYLDMESRGSVLIARLDGGPHGLMGLDMANELAALLDKLESDTAVKAVVLTGTHPERFIGHADVRWLQEGGKSIPSVGRGIASAIARTAKSVRGIAPLAAAASLTPLDGGMQLDKLHDTFLRMNRSGVIFVAALNGSALGLGSELALACDVRLMADGDFFIGQPEVLLGILPGGGGTQRLPRLVGAHRALMLMLEGRPVSPQKALEIGYIDEVVTPDALLDRAIELAGYLGSRPKGAIEAVKRAVYFGGSATLDEGLHRERTEFIRISPTETAQSLMVEYLERTDRDGNAPFYNPAIFEQTLEQGSLPLQNGGGSK
- a CDS encoding outer membrane protein transport protein; amino-acid sequence: MYTAAHDLLHPDNNNNNNNNNNNNNNNNRYRQMNHQHLSALRPSQRSALHLKRYLETGSTLILRSSRALFKTTLSLAICGQATLSSANGLSINEQSVSSAGTAYAGRSSAALDASTVYGNPAGLSKLKRREVSGGFALIKVNSDIKNAHGEAPGTNKGDSVPLTTIPFGYLSIPIDERFTFGLGLYALYGLVNDYESSFQGRYHGSYSKVQVKTLNSAIAYRINDHVSVGGGLTLNRIENDMQTYLATGQLNGGTDTQITIKGNDNAVGYNFGLMVDLNDATTWGITYHSKLDFHVNGHTQVSNSPSAFGLDGKYSNKIDITLPESLDTSFTHHFDERWTGYLGATWTRWSRVQRIEAVNSGVPPLGQQLGFSSFGDDFKLHDTWSMAVGASYQLSPQWLLRSGFAYDPSPARNADRNVRLPVGDRKAVTLGIGFSPDTDLTIDLAYGYLWESTTSVSQANTTGVQPGYNAKYDNSAHIIGTQITYRF